One genomic window of Caenorhabditis elegans chromosome I includes the following:
- the Y44E3A.7 gene encoding uncharacterized protein (Confirmed by transcript evidence) gives VIIRSRPPRRRRS, from the coding sequence GTGATCATCAGAAGCCGTCCACCACGTCGTCGTCGCAGCTAG
- the trx-4 gene encoding Thioredoxin (Confirmed by transcript evidence) translates to MSIAIKDDDEFKTIFAEKKTQPVILFFTASWCGPCQMIKPRVEELAAEHKDRLSILKIDVDECDGVGEEYEINSMPTFLLIVDGIKKDQFSGANNTKFEEMVKAALQ, encoded by the exons ATGTCTATCGCAATCAAGGACGATGACGAATTCAAGACAATTTTTGCCGAGAAGAAAACCCAGCCAGTGATTCTATTTTTCACGGCTTCATG GTGCGGTCCGTGCCAAATGATCAAGCCACGTGTGGAGGAGCTGGCCGCCGAGCACAAGGATCGCCTATCGATCCTTAAAATTGATGTGGACGAGTGTGACGGTGTCGGTGAAGAATATGAGATCAACTCGATGCCCACCTTCCTTCTGATTGTCGACGGAATCAAGAAGGATCAGTTCAGTGGAGCGAACAATACAAAGTTCGAGGAAATGGTCAAGGCAGCTCTTCAATga
- the ace-2 gene encoding Carboxylic ester hydrolase (Confirmed by transcript evidence), which translates to MRAPVIGRHLTYHVFCQFALVTLFIVRRIEPRSIVRGDHVVHTPLGTIRGVGQTFDGAKVSAFLGVPYAKPPIGSRRFKMAEMIDRWSGELEARTLAKTCYLTIDSAFPQFPGAEMWNPPGAISEDCLNMNIWVPEDHDGSVMVWIYGGGFFSGTPSLDLYSGSVFAAKEHTIVVNVNYRLGPFGFLYFGDDSPIQGNMGLMDQQLALRWVHENIGAFGGDRSRVTLFGESAGSASTTAHLFAPNSHKYFRNIIAKSGSIINSWASATPPTMLDLSFRLAKKVNCSSPDMNAIVKCLRSVPAHLVQAEADNISGDIGPPMTFAYVPVSSDANFFQGDVFQKLANKQFKKDVNIIFGSVKDEGTYWLPYYMSLPKYGFAFNHTISAEDPHNRALITRDHYEESMRAFMPYFAGSKLVLNAFMNSYEHVSTSNVPEERYRDGVARFLGDLFFTCSLIDFADLISDNIFGNVYMYYFTYRSSANPWPKWMGVMHGYEIEYAFGQPYWRPHLYDQTHLEDEKRLSSIIMQIWANFANTGRTDSFWPQYNKIERKAIELGETTLQGKHRIISDVHGGFCRMIDEAKAFVKQKNANDCRTTRKSASTEDLTSSSSTTYLFSIIVYLSILISYISL; encoded by the exons ATGCGAGCGCCCGTCATCGGACGGCATCTCACTTATCACGTCTTCTGTCAGTTCGCGCTAGTTACACTTTTCATTGTTAGGCGGATCGAGCCACGGTCGATCGTTCGAGGAGATCATGTCGTGCACACGCCGCTGGGAACAATACGGGGCGTCGGACAG actTTCGACGGTGCAAAAGTATCTGCATTCCTTGGTGTCCCGTACGCAAAACCTCCAATCGGTTCAAGACGTTTCAAGATGGCGGAGATGATCGATCGGTGGAGTGGGGAACTCGAAGCTCGGACACTTGCGAAGACATGCTACTTGACAATTGATTCGGCGTTTCCACAGTTCCCTGGTGCTGAAATGTGGAATCCCCCTGGG gcAATTTCGGAAGACTGTCTAAATATGAACATTTGGGTGCCGGAAGATCACGATGGATCGGTGATGGTATGGATCTATGGAGGAGGGTTTTTCAGTGGGACTCCATCTCTGGATCTTTACAGTGGATCCGTATTCGCTGCGAAGGAGCACACAATCGTGGTCAATGTGAATTACAG gctggGCCCATTCGGATTTCTCTACTTCGGAGATGATTCTCCGATTCAAGGAAACATGGGCTTAATGGATCAACAGCTTGCTCTTCGTTGGGTTCACGAGAATATCGGAGCATTCGGAGGCGATCGGTCACGGGTCACTTTGTTCGGAGAATCAGCTGGATCCGCCTCGACGACTGCTCATCTGTTTGCCCCGAATTCacataaatattttagaaatattattGCAAAG AGTGGCTCAATAATCAACTCATGGGCATCAGCAACTCCACCAACAATGCTTGATCTTTCGTTTCGTCTCGCGAAAAAAGTGAACTGTAGCTCACCGGATATGAATGCAATTGTCAAGTGTCTTCGAAGTGTTCCAGCACATCTAGTTCAAGCAGAAGCTGATAATATTTCTGGAGATATTGGGCCACCGATGACATTTGCATACGTTCCTGTTTCGTCGGACGCCAATTTCTTCCAg GGCGACGTATTCCAAAAACTGGCGAATaagcaattcaaaaaagacGTGAACATAATATTCGGAAGTGTAAAAGACGAAGGAACATACTGGCTACCCTATTACATGTCACTTCCCAAATATGGATTTGCATTCAATCACACAATATCGGCTGAAGATCCTCATAATCGAGCCCTGATTACACGAGATCATTATGAAGAATCAATGAGAGCATTCATGCCATATTTTGCTGGTTCGAAACTTGTATTGAATGCATTTATGAATTCTTATGAGCATGTATCGACTAGTAATGTACCTGAAGAACGATATCGGGATGGAGTTGCTCGATTCTTGGGAGACTTGTTTTTTACTTGCTCTCTTATTGATTTTGCTGATTTGATATCGgataacatttttggaaatgtttatATGTACTACTTTACCTACAG gtcaAGCGCAAATCCATGGCCAAAGTGGATGGGTGTAATGCATGGATATGAAATAGAATATGCATTTGGTCAACCATATTGGAGACCTCACCTCTATGATCAGACTCACCTGGAAGATGAGAAACGACTTTCTTCTATTATAATGCAAATTTgggcaaattttgcaaatactGG aagaaCCGACTCATTTTGGCCGCAATATAACAAAATCGAGCGGAAGGCGATTGAGCTGGGAGAGACAACATTACAAGGGAAGCATCGAATCATTTCTGATGTTCATGGAGGATTTTGTAGAATGATTGATGAGGCAAAGGCGtttgtgaaacagaaaaatg caaacgACTGCCGTACAACTCGAAAATCCGCATCCACCGAAGATCTGACCAGCTCCAGCTCAACGACCTACCTCTTCTCCATAATTGTTTATCTGTCTATTCTAATCTCTTATATCAGTTTGTGA
- the W01B11.1 gene encoding uncharacterized protein (Confirmed by transcript evidence), producing MGDDAYQFLAPDLLAPPPPVQQPPAVAPGASRPAPAPSNELPPASEAKKFQVQPAKKASKSKSKSKDSSPSNGKEKKKRTKRSGGSKSKESSEPPPSLSAFKWQMAFSAFLVFISVAITLMVLIDGLM from the exons ATGGGCGACGACGCTTACCAGTTTTTGGCTCCAGATTTA CTCGCTCCTCCACCACCAGTCCAACAACCGCCAGCAGTTGCTCCAGGAGCATCACGTCCCGCACCTGCTCCGTCGAATGAGCTTCCACCCGCGTCGGAGGCAAAGAA attccaAGTGCAACCGGCTAAAAAAGCATCAAAATCGAAGAGCAAATCGAAAGACTCATCGCCAAGCAACggaaaggagaagaagaagcgcACAAAGCGTTCGGGTGGCTCCAAATCGAAAGAATCTTCCGAGCCACCTCCATCATTGTCCGCCTTTAAATGGCAAATGGCATTCAGTGCATTTCTTGTCTTTATTTCAGTTGCTATCACTTTGATGGTATTGATTGATGGACTCATGTGA